Proteins co-encoded in one Betaproteobacteria bacterium genomic window:
- the guaD gene encoding guanine deaminase produces the protein MGHSDRRGADDRAAHACGDRHLNRALALRGPALWFKADPFTVPPEDALGYDSDAMLVMEEGRISAFGPAAHVSRTLPPDTPVERHADGLMVPGFIDCHVHFAQLGIIGASGHPLLEWLQRFTFPEERRFADDGYAREVARLFLQEIARNGTTTAVVYGTVHASAVEVLFQEAEQSGLRIIAGKTLMDRHAPEGLQDTVSSGYEDSRRLIERWHGRGRLGYAVTPRFVVTSSREQLESAAELYRAHPGVWVQSHIAENLDEVRWVCDLYPECLDYTDVLDRAGLLGPRVILGHGIHLRGRERDRLAASGAALAHCPTSNLFLGSGLFDLRAAKRRSDPIPVGLATDVGAGTTLSMLRTMGAAYEVSQLRGEPITPSQALWLATGGAAQALGLESDTGNLTPGLDADVVILDPAAVPLVQWLASRAESAERWLGTVQTLGDDRTIAAVFSGGRRCTPGDLGRSSSAWIAPSSR, from the coding sequence ATGGGTCATTCCGACCGACGAGGAGCTGATGATCGCGCAGCACACGCTTGTGGAGATCGGCATTTGAACCGCGCTCTCGCCTTGAGGGGCCCGGCACTCTGGTTCAAGGCGGATCCCTTCACGGTTCCACCCGAAGATGCGCTCGGTTACGACAGTGACGCCATGCTGGTCATGGAGGAAGGCCGCATCAGCGCCTTCGGCCCGGCGGCGCATGTGTCGCGGACGCTGCCGCCGGACACGCCCGTGGAACGTCATGCGGATGGGCTGATGGTCCCGGGCTTCATCGACTGTCACGTGCACTTCGCGCAGCTGGGCATCATCGGCGCGAGCGGTCATCCGCTCCTCGAATGGTTGCAGCGCTTCACGTTCCCGGAGGAGCGGCGGTTCGCCGACGACGGGTACGCGCGGGAAGTGGCACGTCTTTTCCTGCAGGAGATCGCGCGCAACGGCACGACCACCGCGGTGGTCTACGGCACCGTCCACGCGTCGGCGGTGGAGGTGCTGTTCCAGGAGGCCGAGCAGTCCGGCCTGCGCATCATCGCCGGCAAGACGCTCATGGATCGCCATGCACCCGAAGGGCTGCAGGACACGGTCAGTTCCGGATACGAGGATTCGCGCCGGCTCATCGAGCGCTGGCATGGCAGGGGGCGGCTCGGCTATGCGGTCACGCCGCGGTTCGTGGTCACCAGTTCGCGCGAGCAACTCGAATCCGCTGCCGAGCTCTATCGCGCCCATCCGGGCGTATGGGTCCAGTCGCACATCGCGGAGAATCTCGATGAAGTGCGCTGGGTGTGCGATCTATACCCCGAGTGCCTCGACTACACGGACGTCCTCGATCGCGCGGGGTTGCTGGGGCCGCGTGTGATCCTCGGACACGGCATCCACCTGCGGGGCCGGGAGCGCGACCGCCTCGCCGCCAGCGGCGCGGCCCTCGCGCACTGTCCCACCTCCAACCTCTTCCTGGGCAGCGGGCTGTTCGATCTTCGCGCCGCCAAGCGGCGGTCCGATCCCATCCCCGTGGGACTCGCCACCGACGTGGGCGCGGGCACGACGCTGTCGATGCTGCGGACCATGGGGGCAGCGTATGAAGTGTCGCAATTGCGCGGCGAGCCGATCACCCCATCGCAGGCACTGTGGCTCGCCACCGGCGGCGCGGCGCAGGCACTGGGCCTGGAATCGGACACGGGCAATCTGACACCGGGCCTGGATGCAGATGTCGTGATCCTCGATCCAGCGGCCGTTCCGCTCGTTCAGTGGCTCGCGAGCAGAGCGGAGAGTGCCGAGCGCTGGCTCGGCACGGTGCAGACCCTGGGTGACGATCGCACCATCGCAGCGGTCTTCTCCGGCGGCCGGCGTTGCACCCCGGGCGATTTGGGACGATCATCGTCCGCCTGGATCGCGCCTTCGTCCCGCTGA
- a CDS encoding ABC transporter substrate-binding protein has product MSFLRFLAAAVLAACATVPFAGAQEPAKGGTLTMVVQPEPPTLVSATNSAGPIGVVSTKILQGLLTYDYDMNPRPSLAETWKVSADGKTITFNLRKGVKWHDGKDFTSADVQFSAMKVWKELHPRGRSTFAKLTAVETPSPLTAVFKLSEASPYLMSALSSYEGQVLPKHLYDGTDVAQNPYNSKPVGTGPFMFKEWQKGNFILLERNPNYWDRGKPHLDKIVLRIIPDASARAAAFETGEVLLGGFSPVPLNDVKRLEATGKFDLETRGYEYLAPLFLLEFNLKNRYLADKRVRQAIAHAVNRDLVVKTVWFGFGKPATGPVPSVLTQFYSASVPQYPFDPKKAEQLLDDAGFKRGADGKRFKLVHDFLPYGADYQRTAEYFKQALGKVGIDVEIRSQDTAAFLKRVYTDNDFDVTSNFFYALPDPTIGVQRIYWTKNIKKGVPFSNASGYSNPEMDKVIEDAQIEHDRKKRKDLINRLQAIAQDDLPVLDLFEVRFFTLVNRKVQDHTNSAEGVYGSFADAWLRK; this is encoded by the coding sequence ATGTCCTTCCTCAGGTTCCTCGCCGCGGCTGTCCTTGCCGCCTGTGCCACCGTTCCCTTCGCTGGTGCACAGGAGCCCGCGAAGGGCGGAACGCTCACCATGGTGGTGCAGCCGGAGCCGCCCACTCTGGTGTCCGCCACGAACTCGGCCGGCCCCATCGGCGTGGTCTCGACCAAGATCCTCCAGGGTCTGCTCACGTACGACTACGACATGAATCCGCGGCCCTCGCTCGCGGAGACGTGGAAGGTGAGCGCCGACGGCAAGACCATCACCTTCAATCTGCGCAAGGGCGTGAAGTGGCACGACGGCAAGGACTTCACCTCGGCCGACGTGCAGTTCTCCGCGATGAAGGTGTGGAAGGAACTCCATCCGCGCGGCCGCTCGACCTTCGCCAAGCTGACGGCAGTGGAGACGCCCTCACCGCTCACGGCCGTCTTCAAGCTGTCGGAAGCCTCGCCCTATCTCATGTCCGCACTGTCGAGCTACGAGGGCCAGGTCCTGCCGAAGCATCTGTACGACGGCACCGACGTCGCGCAGAACCCATACAACAGCAAGCCGGTGGGTACCGGGCCGTTCATGTTCAAGGAGTGGCAGAAGGGCAACTTCATCCTGCTCGAGCGCAATCCGAACTACTGGGACCGGGGCAAGCCCCATCTCGACAAGATCGTCCTGCGCATCATCCCGGATGCCTCTGCGCGCGCCGCGGCGTTCGAGACGGGCGAGGTCCTGCTGGGCGGGTTCAGTCCGGTGCCGCTCAACGACGTGAAGCGGCTCGAGGCGACCGGCAAGTTCGATCTGGAAACCAGAGGCTACGAATACCTCGCACCGCTGTTCCTGCTCGAGTTCAATCTGAAGAACAGGTACCTGGCCGACAAGCGCGTGCGGCAGGCCATCGCGCACGCCGTCAACCGCGACCTGGTGGTGAAGACCGTCTGGTTCGGTTTCGGCAAGCCGGCGACCGGTCCCGTGCCTTCGGTGCTCACCCAGTTCTATTCGGCCAGCGTGCCCCAGTATCCGTTCGACCCGAAGAAGGCGGAACAACTGCTCGACGATGCCGGATTCAAGCGCGGGGCGGACGGAAAGCGCTTCAAGCTGGTTCATGACTTCCTGCCCTATGGTGCCGACTACCAGCGCACGGCCGAATACTTCAAGCAGGCTCTGGGCAAGGTCGGCATCGACGTGGAGATCCGCAGCCAGGACACGGCGGCATTCCTGAAACGCGTGTACACCGACAACGATTTCGACGTCACCAGCAACTTCTTCTACGCGCTGCCCGACCCCACCATCGGTGTGCAGCGCATCTACTGGACGAAGAACATCAAGAAGGGCGTGCCGTTCTCCAACGCCTCCGGCTACTCGAATCCCGAGATGGACAAGGTGATCGAGGACGCGCAGATCGAGCACGACCGCAAGAAGCGCAAGGATCTCATCAACCGTCTGCAGGCGATCGCCCAGGACGACCTGCCGGTGCTGGATCTGTTCGAGGTGCGGTTCTTCACACTGGTCAACAGGAAGGTGCAGGACCACACGAATTCGGCGGAGGGCGTGTACGGATCGTTCGCGGACGCCTGGCTCAGGAAGTAG
- a CDS encoding ABC transporter permease subunit, with protein sequence MFRTAPGPHEALCPVPAAQAAPGRADRAGHRHLQLPPAAPGPRGCRRRAGRRSGRRIARVRRTTQGEVRAGPAASHPARPLSGAGGHVRPRLFVPPQHAGRLADRRPASGHSAADARRGGRRVRAGHRAGHHGGTARAPAGGCPGVGAGASRLRHPHLLDRPHDDPGVLGAARVAAVERHADHRGGPDGLGVVGGRGTPSGAARGDALPVLPRAVHAAHAGLHAGGVRAGLRHDRARERSGRAQGRVPARVPQRIAAHGDDAGAAGRLHAGRFRAGGDGVRLAGPGTSGIRSGVPARSQSAAGHPAHVVAAGGRGQSGRRSRLRAAGPQDRTRVKAFLARFIRNVPALAGAVVLLAIVVMALTAPVLYPGDPWDMVAEPFLAPGADAAHPLGSDMMGRDLAAGIFHGARVSLVIGVVATGVALLLGVTIGALAGYFGGWIDDVLMRLTELFQTIPAFLFAIVLVAIFKPTVTTIVLAIGVVSWPPVARLTRGEFLSLRSREFVQACIAMGMGDLRIIALHCLPNALAPIIVTGSLMVATAILTEAGLAFLGLGDPNVMSWGTIIGAGREVLRTAWYVCALPGVAILLTVLAINLVGEGVNDALNPRLRNR encoded by the coding sequence ATGTTCCGGACGGCGCCCGGACCCCATGAAGCGCTTTGTCCGGTTCCTGCTGCGCAGGCTGCTCCAGGCCGTGCCGATCGTGCTGGGCATCGCCATCTTCAACTTCCTCCTGCTGCACCTGGCCCCCGGGGATGCCGCCGACGTGCTGGCCGGCGAAGCGGGAGGCGCATCGCCCGAGTACGTCGCACAACTCAAGGCGAAGTTCGGGCTGGACCAGCCGCTTCCCATCCAGCTCGGCCGCTATCTGGCGCAGGTGGCCACGTTCGACCTCGGCTTTTCGTTCCGCCACAACATGCCGGTCGCCTCGCTGATCGCCGACCGGCTTCCGGCCACTCTGCTGCTGATGCTCGTCGCGGTGGCCGTCGCGTTCGTGCTGGGCATCGCGCTGGGCATCACGGCGGCACAGCACGTGCGCCGGCCGGTGGATGCCCTGGTGTCGGTGCTGGCGCTTCTCGCCTACGCCACCCCCATCTTCTGGATCGGCCTCATGATGATCCTGGTGTTCTCGGTGCAGCTCGAGTGGCTGCCGTCGAGCGGCATGCAGACCATCGGGGCGGACCTGACGGGCTGGGCGTCGTTGGTGGACGTGGGACGCCATCTGGTGCTGCCCGCGGTGACGCTCTCCCTGTTCTACCTCGCGCTGTACACGCGGCTCATGCGGGCCTCCATGCTGGAGGTGTACGGGCAGGACTTCGTCACGACCGCGCGCGCGAAAGGTCTGGACGAGCGCAGGGTCGCGTACCGGCACGTGTTCCGCAACGCATTGCTGCCCATGGTGACGATGCTGGGGCTGCAGGTCGGCTCCATGCTGGGCGGTTCCGTGCTGGTGGAGACGGTGTTCGGCTGGCCGGGCCTGGGACGTCTGGCATTCGAAGCGGTGTTCCAGCGCGATCACAATCTGCTGCTGGGCATCCTGCTCATGTCGTCGCTGCTGGTGGTCGCGGTCAATCTGGCCGTCGATCTCGTCTACGCGCGGCTGGACCCCAGGATCGAACTCGTGTGAAAGCATTCCTCGCGCGGTTCATCCGCAACGTGCCGGCGCTGGCTGGCGCCGTCGTCCTGCTGGCGATCGTGGTCATGGCGTTGACCGCGCCCGTGCTCTACCCGGGCGATCCGTGGGACATGGTGGCGGAGCCTTTCCTCGCCCCGGGTGCGGACGCCGCGCATCCGCTGGGTTCGGACATGATGGGGCGCGATCTGGCCGCCGGCATTTTCCACGGCGCACGCGTGAGCCTCGTGATCGGCGTGGTGGCCACCGGCGTGGCGCTCCTGCTGGGTGTGACGATCGGCGCGCTGGCCGGCTACTTCGGCGGCTGGATCGACGACGTGCTGATGCGTCTCACCGAGCTGTTCCAGACGATTCCCGCGTTCCTGTTCGCCATCGTGCTCGTCGCGATCTTCAAGCCGACCGTCACCACCATCGTGCTTGCCATCGGGGTCGTGTCATGGCCGCCCGTGGCGCGGCTCACGCGCGGTGAGTTCCTGAGCCTGCGCAGCCGCGAGTTCGTCCAGGCCTGCATCGCCATGGGCATGGGTGACCTGCGCATCATCGCGCTGCACTGCCTGCCCAACGCCCTGGCACCGATCATCGTGACCGGATCGCTCATGGTGGCCACGGCCATCCTCACCGAGGCGGGTCTCGCGTTCCTAGGTCTGGGCGATCCCAACGTGATGAGCTGGGGCACCATCATCGGGGCCGGGCGCGAAGTGCTGCGCACCGCCTGGTACGTGTGTGCGCTGCCCGGAGTGGCGATCCTGCTGACGGTCCTGGCCATCAATCTCGTGGGCGAGGGCGTGAACGATGCGCTCAATCCCAGGCTGCGCAATCGCTGA
- a CDS encoding acetate/propionate family kinase has protein sequence MSSLLVLNAGSSSLKFSLYGVEGAAVRLVRHGQVENLLGNSRLVIDDADAGTHVTQEFGEALGHHRATALLLQRFAEDPSIELLAVGHRVVHGGTRYAAPVRVDDEVVAALEALVPLAPLHQPHNVAPIRAISALAPALPQVACFDTAFHRTQPELAQMYALPAAIRAKGVRRYGFHGLSYEFIAGRLKELDAGAAGGRTVVLHLGNGASMCALQAGRSIATTMGFTALEGLPMGTRSGSVDPGAVMYLLDQCGMDVRAVEHLLYHESGLKGVSELSSDMRSLEASGDPRAALAIELLCYRIGRELGSLAAAVGGLDALVFTAGIGENSVRVRSRVGSLAAWLGLAVNEEANRRHGPLISAAHSRVRAWVIPTDEELMIAQHTLVEIGI, from the coding sequence ATGTCCTCCCTCCTCGTCCTGAACGCGGGCTCCTCCAGTCTCAAGTTCTCGCTCTACGGCGTGGAGGGCGCGGCCGTTCGTCTCGTCCGGCATGGCCAGGTCGAGAATCTGCTCGGCAATTCACGGCTTGTGATCGACGATGCGGACGCCGGCACGCACGTCACGCAGGAATTCGGCGAAGCGCTGGGCCACCATCGCGCCACCGCGCTCCTGCTGCAGCGCTTCGCGGAAGACCCATCGATCGAGCTGCTCGCGGTGGGGCACCGTGTCGTCCACGGCGGTACGCGATATGCAGCGCCGGTCCGCGTGGACGACGAGGTTGTCGCCGCACTCGAAGCGCTGGTGCCGCTCGCGCCGTTGCATCAGCCACACAACGTCGCGCCCATCCGCGCCATCTCCGCGTTGGCGCCCGCACTCCCACAGGTTGCCTGTTTCGACACGGCGTTCCATCGCACCCAGCCGGAACTGGCGCAGATGTATGCCCTGCCCGCGGCCATACGGGCGAAGGGCGTGCGCCGCTATGGCTTTCACGGCCTGTCGTACGAGTTCATCGCCGGGCGGTTGAAGGAACTCGATGCAGGCGCCGCCGGAGGCCGGACGGTCGTGCTGCATCTGGGCAACGGCGCCAGCATGTGCGCGCTGCAGGCGGGGCGCAGCATCGCCACCACCATGGGTTTCACGGCGCTCGAGGGTCTGCCCATGGGCACGCGCAGCGGCAGCGTCGATCCGGGTGCCGTGATGTATCTGCTGGACCAGTGCGGCATGGACGTTCGCGCCGTGGAGCATCTCCTTTACCACGAGTCCGGTCTGAAGGGCGTGTCGGAACTCTCCTCGGACATGCGGTCGCTGGAGGCGAGCGGCGATCCGCGCGCCGCGCTCGCCATCGAGCTTCTGTGCTACCGCATCGGCCGGGAACTCGGATCGCTGGCTGCTGCGGTCGGCGGCCTGGATGCGCTGGTGTTCACGGCAGGCATCGGCGAGAACAGCGTTCGCGTGCGCAGCCGGGTGGGAAGCCTCGCGGCCTGGCTGGGGCTCGCCGTGAACGAGGAGGCCAATCGCCGCCACGGGCCGCTCATCAGCGCAGCGCACAGCCGGGTGCGCGCATGGGTCATTCCGACCGACGAGGAGCTGATGATCGCGCAGCACACGCTTGTGGAGATCGGCATTTGA
- a CDS encoding choline dehydrogenase — MDYDYIIIGAGSSGCVLANRLTEDGSTSVLLLEAGPRDTNPWIHVPLGYGKLFATPSVNWMYQSAPEPELKDRRVFTPRGKVLGGCSSINGLVHVRGQREDFDEWARLGNRGWSFADVLPYFRRSEDFDGGSDEFHGTGGPLSVSELPDRHELCDAFIASGGSLGIARNDDFNGREQEGIGYYHTSARRGRRASCAVAYLHPVRNRSNLHIRPESHVRRIVFENRRAAGVEFVQSGAVQTARAAREVILSAGSFNSPQLLQLSGVGPAGTLRGLGIPVVQDLPGVGEGLQDHFYVRTVWKCARPITINDALRTPLGKLRSGLRYVLSRRGPLTVSAGYAGAFVRTRPDVPRPDIQLYFINFSTDRMGTGLHPFPGFTVSMSPLRPEARGYVRLQTADPMQPPVIRYHYLGTEGDRRTVVDGLKLVRRLVTSAPLSDYVLAEHAPGREVETDDQWLDYARGVGGTVYHPTSTCRMGSDPLAVVDERLRVRGLAGLRVVDASIMPNVVSGNSNAACVMIAEKAADMIREDARRT; from the coding sequence ATGGACTACGACTACATCATCATCGGCGCCGGCTCCTCCGGCTGCGTGCTCGCGAACCGTCTCACCGAGGACGGCAGCACCAGCGTTCTGCTGCTCGAGGCCGGGCCGCGCGACACCAATCCCTGGATACACGTGCCGCTGGGCTATGGCAAGCTGTTCGCCACGCCTTCGGTCAACTGGATGTATCAGTCGGCGCCGGAACCGGAACTGAAGGACCGGCGAGTCTTCACCCCGCGCGGCAAGGTGCTGGGCGGCTGCAGTTCCATCAACGGTCTCGTGCACGTGCGTGGTCAGCGCGAGGACTTCGACGAGTGGGCGCGGCTGGGCAACCGGGGCTGGAGCTTCGCGGACGTTCTGCCCTACTTCCGCCGGTCGGAGGACTTCGACGGGGGGAGCGACGAGTTCCACGGCACCGGCGGTCCGCTATCCGTCAGCGAACTTCCCGACCGCCACGAACTGTGCGACGCGTTCATCGCCTCCGGCGGCTCGCTGGGCATCGCGCGCAACGACGATTTCAACGGCCGCGAACAGGAAGGCATCGGCTACTACCACACGAGTGCGCGGCGGGGCCGGCGCGCCAGCTGTGCCGTGGCCTACCTGCATCCGGTCAGGAACCGCTCGAACCTGCACATCCGCCCGGAATCGCACGTGCGGCGGATCGTCTTCGAGAACAGGCGCGCCGCGGGCGTGGAGTTCGTGCAGTCGGGTGCGGTGCAGACGGCCCGTGCGGCGCGGGAGGTGATCCTGTCGGCCGGCTCCTTCAATTCGCCGCAACTGCTGCAGTTGTCGGGCGTGGGCCCGGCCGGAACCTTGCGGGGGCTGGGCATCCCGGTCGTGCAGGACTTGCCCGGCGTGGGGGAGGGACTGCAGGACCACTTCTACGTGCGCACGGTGTGGAAGTGCGCGCGCCCCATCACGATCAACGATGCCTTGCGCACGCCGCTCGGCAAGCTCCGGAGCGGTCTTCGCTACGTGTTGTCGCGCCGGGGGCCGCTCACGGTCAGCGCCGGCTATGCGGGTGCGTTCGTGAGGACCCGCCCCGATGTTCCGCGGCCCGACATCCAGCTCTACTTCATCAACTTCAGCACGGACAGGATGGGCACCGGACTGCATCCGTTTCCCGGCTTCACGGTGTCCATGTCGCCGCTGCGTCCGGAAGCGCGCGGATACGTGCGTCTGCAGACGGCCGACCCGATGCAGCCGCCGGTCATCCGGTACCACTACCTCGGCACGGAAGGCGACCGGCGCACGGTCGTCGACGGCCTCAAGCTCGTGCGCCGTCTGGTCACGTCGGCGCCCTTGTCGGACTATGTGCTGGCGGAACACGCACCCGGCCGCGAAGTGGAGACGGACGACCAGTGGCTGGACTATGCCCGTGGCGTCGGCGGCACCGTGTATCACCCCACATCCACCTGCCGCATGGGCAGCGATCCGCTTGCCGTCGTCGATGAACGTCTCAGGGTCCGCGGGCTGGCAGGGCTGCGGGTCGTCGACGCCTCGATCATGCCCAATGTCGTCTCGGGCAACAGCAACGCCGCCTGCGTGATGATCGCCGAGAAGGCCGCCGACATGATCCGCGAGGATGCCCGCCGGACCTGA
- the queF gene encoding NADPH-dependent 7-cyano-7-deazaguanine reductase QueF: protein MPANKTARPRSGTSLRQLGQPTALPPSPEQALLERVPNPHADVRYVARFAAPEFTSLCPITGQPDFAHLVIDYVPDRWLVESKSLKLYLGAFRNHGAFHEDCTVGIGKRLRDLLKPRWLRIGGYWYPRGGMPIDVFWQTGKPPAGVWIPDQGVPAYRGRG, encoded by the coding sequence ATGCCTGCAAACAAGACCGCGCGCCCGCGCTCCGGAACGTCACTGCGTCAACTCGGCCAACCCACGGCCCTTCCGCCATCGCCCGAGCAGGCCCTCCTCGAGCGAGTGCCCAATCCGCATGCCGACGTGCGCTACGTCGCACGCTTCGCCGCGCCGGAATTCACGTCCCTGTGTCCCATCACCGGCCAGCCCGACTTCGCGCACCTGGTGATCGACTACGTGCCTGACCGCTGGCTGGTGGAGAGCAAGTCGCTCAAGCTGTATCTCGGAGCGTTCCGCAACCATGGCGCGTTCCACGAGGACTGCACCGTGGGCATCGGCAAGCGGCTGCGCGACCTGCTGAAGCCGCGCTGGCTGAGGATCGGCGGCTACTGGTACCCGCGAGGCGGCATGCCGATCGACGTCTTCTGGCAGACGGGCAAACCGCCCGCCGGCGTCTGGATACCGGACCAGGGTGTGCCCGCGTACAGGGGGCGCGGCTGA
- a CDS encoding glutamate--cysteine ligase, whose amino-acid sequence MLEPFKASEPLTLGVELELQLLSRVDYDLSPGAEDILAVLGRTTHPGEIKPELTQSMIEISTGIHTRHDALLAELGSIRTALSDAARKLNIAVSGGGTHPFQHWAHRRIFDTERFHYISELYGYLAKQFTIFGQHVHVGCPSSDEALFLLHCLSRYIPQLIALTASSPYVQGVDTGFSSARLNSVFAFPLSGRAPFLTSWQDFEKFFDKMTATGVVSGMKDFYWDIRPKPEFGTIEVRVCDTPLTVEHAADIACYIQALARMLSIDRAYRPEEDDYLVYNFNRFQACRFGLDGTFVDPKTRQHRSIREDILITLDSVRPHADALEAMVACDHIEERAKEGLSDAQWCRDSLAELGCFHELAKAQSALWMGD is encoded by the coding sequence ATGCTCGAACCGTTCAAGGCTTCTGAGCCCCTCACGCTGGGTGTGGAGCTGGAACTGCAGCTCCTGTCGCGAGTCGACTACGACCTCTCGCCTGGCGCGGAAGACATTCTCGCGGTCCTCGGCCGCACCACCCATCCGGGCGAGATCAAGCCCGAGCTCACGCAGAGCATGATCGAGATCAGCACCGGCATCCACACGCGGCACGACGCCCTTCTGGCCGAACTCGGGTCCATCAGGACCGCGCTGTCCGATGCGGCGCGCAAGCTCAACATCGCGGTGAGCGGAGGCGGCACCCATCCCTTCCAGCACTGGGCGCACCGGCGCATCTTCGACACCGAGCGGTTCCACTACATCTCGGAGCTGTACGGCTATCTGGCGAAGCAGTTCACCATCTTCGGCCAGCACGTCCACGTGGGCTGCCCGTCTTCCGACGAAGCGCTGTTCCTGCTTCACTGCCTGTCACGGTACATTCCCCAGCTGATCGCGCTCACCGCGTCGTCGCCGTACGTGCAGGGCGTGGACACGGGCTTCTCGTCGGCACGTCTCAATTCCGTGTTCGCCTTTCCCCTGAGCGGGCGCGCGCCGTTCCTGACGAGCTGGCAGGACTTCGAAAAGTTCTTCGACAAGATGACGGCCACGGGTGTCGTAAGCGGCATGAAGGACTTCTACTGGGATATCCGCCCCAAGCCTGAGTTCGGCACGATCGAGGTCCGGGTGTGCGACACGCCGCTCACGGTGGAGCACGCCGCGGACATCGCGTGCTACATCCAGGCGCTGGCTCGCATGCTCAGCATCGACCGCGCCTACCGGCCGGAGGAGGACGACTATCTCGTCTACAACTTCAACCGTTTCCAGGCGTGCCGGTTCGGCCTGGACGGCACTTTCGTCGACCCCAAGACGCGCCAGCACCGCAGCATCCGCGAAGACATCCTGATCACGCTGGACAGCGTGCGGCCGCACGCCGACGCCCTGGAGGCCATGGTGGCATGCGATCACATCGAGGAACGCGCGAAAGAGGGGTTGAGCGACGCCCAGTGGTGCCGCGACAGCCTGGCCGAGCTGGGATGCTTCCACGAGTTGGCGAAGGCTCAATCCGCGCTCTGGATGGGGGACTGA
- a CDS encoding cation:proton antiporter: MEFIRDIALPLDMGGRFALVLIAGIVFAEIAQRHLSLPRIVGYLIGGSLFGPSVLGVIHPDEMAPLNLVVEMVVGLMAFELGSRVDLGWLRNNRWLLATGVLEAAATFVAVLAALRLFGVGRDTALLVSAISIATSPTIVVRIVHELDARGQVTERLLLLAALNGIFAIVAFKALVAFVELDRGPAPLSAMLQPVYLLSGSFLLGLVSAAVLRFVFRLFSPQGGDAFVLALSTVLLSGTVAYQFQLFAPLALLLGGLLLRRKGARMTFFPPHFGTAGAVLVLLLFVLTGIGLDLAMAFAGGAAALAAVVARLLAKSLVTGALAVPSGLSMRKGFMLGVALAPMSSLALALARYPRLERLAEGAEVQALVTGCVVILELAGPVLCALAIRRAGEERAPIGGENRNARTVQGF; the protein is encoded by the coding sequence GTGGAGTTCATTCGAGACATCGCCTTGCCGCTCGACATGGGCGGCCGCTTTGCGCTCGTCCTCATCGCGGGAATCGTGTTCGCGGAAATTGCGCAGCGTCATCTGTCGCTTCCGCGCATCGTCGGCTATCTGATCGGCGGGTCGCTGTTCGGTCCTTCCGTGCTGGGGGTGATCCATCCCGACGAGATGGCGCCGCTGAATCTCGTCGTGGAGATGGTCGTGGGTCTCATGGCCTTCGAACTGGGCAGCCGGGTCGATCTCGGCTGGCTCCGCAACAACCGCTGGCTGCTTGCGACGGGCGTGCTGGAGGCGGCGGCCACGTTCGTGGCCGTCCTCGCGGCGCTGCGTCTGTTCGGAGTGGGGCGGGACACGGCGCTGCTGGTCAGTGCGATCTCCATCGCCACGTCGCCGACCATCGTCGTGCGGATCGTCCACGAACTCGACGCGCGCGGGCAGGTGACCGAACGGCTGCTCCTGCTCGCCGCGCTGAACGGCATCTTCGCCATCGTCGCGTTCAAGGCTCTGGTGGCCTTCGTCGAACTCGACCGTGGACCCGCGCCGCTGTCGGCGATGCTGCAGCCGGTCTACCTGCTGAGCGGATCCTTCCTGCTGGGCCTCGTGTCCGCGGCCGTGCTGCGATTCGTCTTCCGCCTGTTCTCGCCGCAGGGCGGAGATGCGTTCGTTCTGGCCCTGTCCACGGTGCTGCTGAGCGGCACCGTCGCCTATCAGTTCCAGCTGTTCGCACCTCTTGCGCTTCTGCTGGGCGGTCTTCTGCTGCGCAGGAAGGGCGCGCGGATGACGTTCTTCCCACCGCATTTCGGCACGGCGGGTGCGGTCCTGGTCCTGCTGTTGTTCGTGCTGACGGGTATCGGCCTCGATCTGGCGATGGCGTTCGCGGGTGGCGCCGCCGCGCTCGCCGCCGTCGTCGCCCGTCTCCTGGCGAAGTCCCTGGTCACCGGCGCGCTCGCCGTGCCGAGTGGTCTGTCGATGCGCAAGGGCTTCATGCTGGGGGTCGCCCTTGCGCCCATGTCGAGCCTGGCCCTGGCCCTGGCGCGGTATCCCCGGCTCGAACGGCTCGCCGAGGGCGCAGAGGTGCAGGCGCTGGTGACAGGCTGCGTGGTGATCCTGGAACTGGCGGGTCCGGTGCTGTGCGCGCTGGCCATCAGACGTGCGGGCGAGGAGCGCGCACCGATCGGCGGAGAGAATCGCAATGCTCGAACCGTTCAAGGCTTCTGA